In Galactobacillus timonensis, the genomic window ATGGAAGAAAGAGACGGAAAAACCGCCCTGCTTGTGGAAGGCGCGCGGCGTGTAGGCAAGTCGACAATCGTTGAGGAATTTGCCAGGAATGAGTAAAAGATCAGAATCTGATCTGCCTTCCAATATACATGGCTCAATTTATTCGTTAAAAAAGCTTCCGTCAGCGGAAGCTCTTCCTGTCAAAAAAATTGTAGTCGGGATTGGGAATATCAACAGCTTCGCAGGCGGCGTGTGTAATCGGATTTTCCCAGGTGATACGGTCGGCCCATAAGCCCATGTGTGCAAACTGGCTGCTCGGGATGCCATAGAGCGGATCGTTGACAATCGGATGACGGTTGCCGGAGAGATGGACGCGGATCTGATGGGTGCGCCCTGTTTCCAGCTGGCAGCGGATCAGTTCATAGCTTCCCTTGCGGGCGATGATCTCTGCCTTCGTTTCGGCATCCTTGCCGGTTTCAGAAAAGCGGTATTTTCCCGCAACATGGCGGTCGCGGCCGATTTTCTGCTTATAGGTGAAGTGCTGGCCGACGCGGCTTCTGCCCGCCGTGATGGCGAGATATTCGCGGTGGATCTTTCGCTCCTCGAGCATGGCATCAAACCAGGGCTGAAAGAACGGAATCTTTACAAATAGAACAAGACCGGTCGTATCCCCGTCGAGGCGGTGAATGAAACGGACCGGCGACTGGATGCCATGGTCGTTCTGCCATGCGGCAGCCTGGCAGGCAAGACAGTCCGGATCGTTGGGATCGTGGACAATGGTTCCCGGATCCTTATGGGCGACATAGACGAAGTCGTCTTCATAAACGACGGTGCAGGGTGTCTCTGCAGGGGTGTAGTCGATCTCCTCCTTCGGCAGAAGAATGGTGACGATGTC contains:
- a CDS encoding RluA family pseudouridine synthase; this encodes MQYELKYGRIDINTQQEFDGKTIRDFLDYFHVGKKNRYLAIQNGQILVNRAKVNNEDQPLKARDIVTILLPKEEIDYTPAETPCTVVYEDDFVYVAHKDPGTIVHDPNDPDCLACQAAAWQNDHGIQSPVRFIHRLDGDTTGLVLFVKIPFFQPWFDAMLEERKIHREYLAITAGRSRVGQHFTYKQKIGRDRHVAGKYRFSETGKDAETKAEIIARKGSYELIRCQLETGRTHQIRVHLSGNRHPIVNDPLYGIPSSQFAHMGLWADRITWENPITHAACEAVDIPNPDYNFFDRKSFR